The Gossypium hirsutum isolate 1008001.06 chromosome D07, Gossypium_hirsutum_v2.1, whole genome shotgun sequence genome includes the window gtccctaatgtacgaaatcaataattaagctttacaatttagtcattttcttaaactaagcttaatttctatcaatttcacacttaattctttcaaaaatcaataatgaaaacttattaaaactttaacaattttacaaattggtacatgggctagctaaaccAAGCTCTCATTACctcaaatttacaaaaattacaagTAACGGACTTGAATTTCTTACTTAATTGCTTGGCTGAATGTCAAAGCTTAAAatggttttcttcttttcttattcTATGGAGAATCGATGTTGTGGTGAAGAAGACCACATTTCCATTATCTTTTAGCTTTTATACTAGGATTATGTtgttaattagttttaatttacttaattaactatgttTTACTTTAACAaatctttaattttcttaaattaataatCGCACATCACATCATCACAGCATATGTTTCAAATGCTTTATTAACTAATTTGTCCCTTAGGATTATTTTCATCTAAGTCCTTAAGCcaaattctaattaaaaatctatagtgattaaacttttacaaattagtcattaggCCTTAACTAATTGTAGTTTCGACTAAATTACTCATCGAAATTTTAATTCATCTATACATTAATTCCATAAATAttcctatttaatatttatggctcggtttataaaaatgaggtcccAAAACTACAATTTCTAACACCATTGGAAACCGGGTCGTTATAAATCTAACACTAAAGTACATCATCATATAAAATCGAAGTAGGTAAATTGTCACACACAGTGCATCATCAGGCAAATCAAAGTAGGGAAATTGACACACATAGTGCATCATCAAACAAACGGAAGTAGGGAAACTGGTACATGAATTGCATACTAGCACACAAAGTGCACAACCCATACACAATCTattcctatggcatgccaactatatttggCTCTGCCTGAATAATTAATAGGGTACCAATAATCTAATAACATTATACAAACCAATTCATAAATTATAATCTCATTTTTTTCATCATCGATTCATGTATGTCTAATTTCACATAACATGGTTCATACTATATTCATATCTCATATCGCATACCAATTATATCACACTCtattatattatattcaattttGTCCAATTTCTTAACattcaatatcattcattatgaatcatttcatatgaaaatataagtTTACCTTGATAGTATATCATGTAATCAACCTACATATGCATCTATATAATGATCTCGAATCATAAAAGTATAAATCGAATTTCTTTAGTCATTCACCGCCAACTcttgtttttcctttctcttgCAACTGTCCGACATCATCTTTAGCTgcattcaataatttaatatattaaaaaatattagatttcATCCAATTCACATTCTACTACAAAgtaaaacatatttttcattttattcaatttagtccctatacccgGGATATGCATATTTTTCGATATCTAGCATCGAATCAAAATAtgatttcacattctttcattaaAGACCCTATAATTTCTATTCATAACATAATTTCTTGatagatttttaatttattcaatttaatccctaatgttGCAAATTTATCTAACAAGCTTAAtagttttataatttagtcctctTTATAATCTAAACTTATTAACTATCAAATTCAAGTCTGATTCATCAATTTCCCTCTAATGAAAACTCGCTAAAAACTTAACAATTAGACAGATTgatacatgagctagctaaaccaaactctcatgatcataaaactataaaaaaaattcatgaatttagcttTTTTAGCTTATAAATTTTGGTGGTCGAATGTTGAAACAAATGAAAggtttccttcttttctttctaaGGGGGGACGACCAAGTATTGATGAAGGAGAtgattcatctttctttccactaaCTAAGTATTTATACTTACATTAACTttggtttattttaattaatcttacttaattaactaattaaaacattattaaacttaatttaatcTTATTGGAATCCATCGTGAACATCCACTAGTTCATAttgaataatagttgaataattattttagtcTTTTAAATAATTGTTATCTAGGCCCTCAagctttttctaaattaaaactcaacagtgattggacttttacactttagtcTTTGAGTTTTAATTAATCATTTCCTCAATTCAATTACTTAACCGAACTTTATTATACTTTCAtattaactttgtaaatattcctattttatatttacaagtTCAGTTTATGAAAATGAGATTCCAAAATCgcatttccgacaccactaaaaattaaaatttaaatagatttAATTAGCAATATTCATtcactaattaataattaaaattaagttacaaactatatataaaaatagaatttcacgcaatctacttttataatatttatattttaaaaataagttaaaatattctttttttttaattcaactttatatcaattatcatatttttaaaattaaacttatatattattatgttttaattatgtaacCTTGTTATTAATGAAACAAGAcaaaagttatttaaaaaaagaaataattaaatataacttaattaatacATACAATTAACTCGTGCATCATATAAGTAAAGaaaaatagttaataatatattattaattttttaaaatttgaggattaaaaagaaataaatatggtTTAGATCTCAAATGTTGTTATAAATGTATAACAACTACCTCtctataaaaactaaaattttcgcaaacaaataaaattattaaaaagaagaTTGATTGTATTCATTTGATTTAAGTTAGACACCGATGCTTAATATTAATTGACTATGTATCATCTTTAATTAAAACACATTTCTTAATTATGTTTTCAcggtaaaataaaaatacaaaacacCAATATTAATCAACGTAAACTCAAATAAATTTGGGTGATTAGAAATTAATGCCTATATATATGAAAGCTTTGAAGAGGTACTATACTCAACCAGTTCACTAAATATATACCATTTGAATTGTTAACAACATTGAAGTACTGATACAcgtaaaaaacaaaaacaaaagttcAAATTCTATTCCGCTTTTAGTTAAATTTACATGTGATTATATTTATAAGCatgtatatttttatctaaaaattatttagaaatatcTACAATGGTTTTGTACTTTCTCAATTAACCATGAGAGATTTATTGTCTTAGGTTTTCAccgtgaaaagaaaaaaaaaaaaaagatacctTCATGACATTGAAACTTAATATAATGGGAGCAAGTTATGCATGTTGATTGTGAAAAAAGAATTGtaaacaaaattttctaaaacaaaTGATGCTATGCAAGCACCAAATGGAATGCTAATTTCTCTGTTCCGGACTAGTTTAATAGGATGCGGCATCATAATTTTATGTGGCCAACTTAGCAGTGCCATACCAACTCATATAACAGCAACCAGacctttttgttttcctttttagagTTTCTCGAGTTCGGCTTCAGCCTCGGCCAACTGTTCCTTTAACCTCGACAGTCTTTGCTCTACCTCTTCTACAGTTCCCTTTTCGAGGGATGGTTGATATGGTGTAATAAAATGGCGTGAAAATCTTTTCAGAGCTTCAACCCCAGTAACCTATTATTATAACCATACAGGGGTAGTTAAGAGCTATTGAGATCCCCAACATATGCCAATATACAAAATTCAGAGTATAATGTTCAGATCAAGTAAGCTTGAGCTCACCTCTTCTGGCAGCAATGGCAGCTTAGTGATGtgaaaatcatcatataacatgAAAAACTGATCAAGGTACTTTTGTTGCATCCGCATTCGAGCTTTTAATAACTTGGACTCAACATCTTAAATTAAAGAAAGGGGGATTGATGGTAAGCGTTTCACTTAAGCAACAATTCCAGTGAGACAGAAAGGAAATCGATAGACATAGTAAGAAAGTAAAGCATACCTTCATCATCAAAAAGTACTTGGTTAATGATAATATTATGTGTATCAATCTCAAATTTGGTGAGTTCTTGCACCAATCTCTCTGTTTCATAGAGAGACAGGAACTCCGGAATGCAAACGCAGATAAATGTTGTCAAGTCCTGCTCGAAGGAAAgtgaaattatacaaaaaaaaaaaagcatgagCAGGGCACTATAATTGCCCTTCATATGTTAAAAGTTTAAAGTATGGGAAAAAAGACTAAGAGAATGGTATATCTTACTGGGTCTTTGAACTGCTTATTAACTTGTTCAATCACATTTTTCATGCCTTCAAGCCTCCCTATAATTGCATCCTCCCCAAAttcatcttcaaccccaaaaaTACGGGTCACCTGCCGTGATGAGTTTTAAACTTCATGAGCAGAAACCGACTAGGACACTATGAACTGACATGTGAGCTATGACAAGAATGAATGTAATAGCTCCATGCCATATAACCTTAGAACGATGCCAAAAACAAACTTAGAAGATAGGAGGATAGCATTCATCACTTGAAATAAGATATTAAGGAAAGAATAGTGGTTTTAATGaaagttacaaaattttattATCTATAGGCACATTGTTAACAAAAAAGTCTTGAAGACCAGTTGCGAAATATCGGATAAAACTTAAAAAAGTCATACCTGACTCAATAAACCACCAAATTTGCTTTTCAGCGACATCATTTTTTCAAGTCCCTTCTCTAAGGTAGCTGGAAACTGTAAAAGCCGAAGTGTATGTCCGGTTGGGGCAGTGTCGAATACAATGCACGAATAATCCATTGTCTGCACCAATCTACAGGAAAATATTACATTCAGACAACAATTGATCAAAATATTTCTTAAACAATCCAAGCGGTCAAACTTTTCTCTCCCAACACTGCCGAGAGCCCTAGCAGGTTCACAAAGCGACTGAACATGTGGAACCATGGAAACTAAAGAGTTTGCGCATGCTACCACTTGGGCTGGCCTCAACAATACAGATGAATAAAGTACGACCGTAGTGATTCTGAAGTCGTTATTAGAATCTAAGTATGAAACAGAATAGAACGGATATCTTACTTAAGCATCTCTCCAAAGCTCATCGCCTCATCAATTCCTGGAATTGCATTCGCCAAGTCTGAAAATAAACTATCCATTCCTTCCGTCCCGAATTCATCATTATCCACGCTAGGATCTACCTCCTATTATGtagaaagaaattgagaaaattaaaatatCCAATGAATTCTGTAAAAGTTCTAATAAAGAACAAATCCCTAATGCAGAAGCCCAAGCATTAACCAGAGTGAACCCATCACTGGATTACATATAAAAATCATACTGACATAATTTTTCTTGGTCTCAGATGAAAGAAACAGTATCAAATTTTTCAGCCGATCAATGATCAAAATACAAAACATGACTGAGCAATGCCTGATTTCTTCAAAACAAAAAAACGCACGATTCTAAAACAAAAACACAACCGTGCAAAGCGAAATACATGGATAACCAGAAAGCAAAAGGATACCATGGCATATAAATTCTTGAAGCCATAGACCAAAGTGGGAGTCTTTGTGAATCTCTGTTGAAAAGCATCGCTGAGATTATGAGCAGGGTCGGTGGAAATAATCAAGACAGAGGGTCGGACCCGAGCCAAGAGCATCGAAATAATCGAGCTACAAGTGGTCTTACCCACACCTCCTTTGCCACCAACGAAAACCCACTTCAGGGTATCTTGCTCCAATATGTTATGAACGGTTGACTCTGGTATATCGTCACTGTCTGCCATGTTTGTTTAACGaagctttttttttccctttttctttttcttttgtgagAAAGGAATCAGAGTTATTTGTTCGAACTCATCACGAGTTCTGCCCAAGCAACGTATGAACGATTCTAAGGACAAGCGTACACTGCGCATTTCAGATCCTTAATCTTATTGTCACCTTAAAAATATATAGTTTGTTAtgtattttcttttacttaaaaatacTACTACTTATATTCTCTTTATTTAAGCGTACATTGCGAATTGATTTCATTTATTGGtatttatataaatgattttttttataataatctaTGCTTATTTTCATCTACTTCATTGAGCTAGTGTTATTTTAGTCCcgaaaaaaataaaccaaataccATCAAAGGTAATATTTCAAAAGGTTAGATGATGATGTAGTATTTGTTTGTATTTAATGATTGGCTTAATTCACAATTTGGACCTTAAACTAtatctattttttcattttggtatCCCAATTTGGTACTTAAAAGTATCAATCACTTTACAATTTGATACCTAAAATATACTTCCATTATATTTTTTAgtctatattttttttacaaatgttaaaagaaaaatCTTACAACCAATCACAAAGTGTTACATGGCGTCTTTatgcaaaacaaaataaatatttttttcttaaatgtatatacaaattaaaaaaatataaaaatagaaataaatatataaaaattcataaatatatataacctagaaaaaaatctaatttataaaaattttaaaaaatacggtaattgaaaataatttagttgaaattgataatattgttacaaaaaatgtaaaaaaaaattataaacaaaattgttGATATATTGATATGTATTGATGATTGCCTATTGAACATattattgaattgagaaattggCTTATAATGGAAATTGAAAATGGTTACTTTATTAACTGTTTGGGTAgaatcagatatagttggcatgccataggataggaagagtttagggttACTTCGAATAtgtgtcgatgaggcactgggtgccaaattacTTCGGTTATACTGATGAGGCATTAGGTGTCAAACACATTAATGAGTGTTGGACGCAAACTATTTACTTCAACATTGTCCGACGAGGCACTAGATGTCAAACTAGTGTGATTGGTTGGATCCGTATATCCGTCCAAGTTTGAGTCAGGTTAATAGGGGTATAAAGTGTAAATGGGATAAATGATATACGGATTGTGTTGGTAATATGATTTGATGATACAAATACATGTTGTAATTTATAAAAGATCATGTGAATTTATTATACGAGCCTGAAGGGCCGATAcgaaaatgtgatgaattaatgattttatttgaaaattgaataatgaaatgaaatagtGCATAACATTATATTGAAATTGGAAGTACTATTGATAATAGATagaaaattatatgaaatttatatttaattgaataaatgctGGTTATAAGTGACTGGGAATGTTATATGCTTGATTTATTAT containing:
- the LOC107954589 gene encoding ATPase GET3A, which translates into the protein MADSDDIPESTVHNILEQDTLKWVFVGGKGGVGKTTCSSIISMLLARVRPSVLIISTDPAHNLSDAFQQRFTKTPTLVYGFKNLYAMEVDPSVDNDEFGTEGMDSLFSDLANAIPGIDEAMSFGEMLKLVQTMDYSCIVFDTAPTGHTLRLLQFPATLEKGLEKMMSLKSKFGGLLSQVTRIFGVEDEFGEDAIIGRLEGMKNVIEQVNKQFKDPDLTTFICVCIPEFLSLYETERLVQELTKFEIDTHNIIINQVLFDDEDVESKLLKARMRMQQKYLDQFFMLYDDFHITKLPLLPEEVTGVEALKRFSRHFITPYQPSLEKGTVEEVEQRLSRLKEQLAEAEAELEKL